From the genome of Sulfurihydrogenibium subterraneum DSM 15120, one region includes:
- a CDS encoding ABC transporter ATP-binding protein: MEILSVKNIEKVIGQEKILKNINLSVNKGEFLSIIGPSGSGKSTLLYILGLLDSPTKGEVIVENQVISFKDKNKLATLRNKKFGFVFQFHYLINELTLEENVMVPMLKAKVNKNVAREKANILLEKLGLKGKENRKPYQISGGEQQRVSIARALSNDPDILIADEPTGNLDSKNTEKVMEIFKQINQEGKTIVMVTHEIDLAEKTDRIVKMKDGQIVEEILLKSDIIK; this comes from the coding sequence ATGGAGATTCTATCAGTTAAAAACATAGAAAAAGTAATAGGTCAAGAAAAGATATTAAAAAACATAAACCTTTCTGTAAATAAAGGAGAGTTTTTAAGTATAATAGGACCATCAGGGTCTGGGAAAAGTACGCTACTTTACATACTTGGACTTTTAGATAGTCCTACAAAAGGAGAAGTAATTGTAGAAAACCAAGTAATTTCTTTTAAAGATAAAAACAAATTGGCAACACTTAGAAATAAAAAGTTTGGCTTTGTTTTTCAATTTCACTACCTTATAAATGAGCTTACTTTAGAAGAAAATGTTATGGTTCCTATGTTAAAGGCAAAGGTAAATAAAAATGTTGCAAGAGAAAAAGCTAACATTTTACTTGAAAAATTAGGCTTAAAAGGAAAAGAAAATAGAAAGCCTTATCAAATATCAGGTGGAGAACAGCAGAGAGTATCTATTGCAAGAGCATTATCTAACGACCCAGACATTTTAATCGCAGATGAGCCAACAGGTAATCTAGACTCAAAAAATACCGAAAAAGTAATGGAAATATTTAAACAGATAAACCAAGAAGGAAAAACTATTGTGATGGTTACTCACGAAATTGATTTAGCAGAAAAAACTGACAGAATAGTTAAGATGAAAGATGGTCAAATTGTAGAAGAAATTCTATTAAAATCTGATATAATAAAATGA
- a CDS encoding ABC transporter permease, translated as MYHVIFLSIKLMFERKRQTFVSIMGVSIGVAAFIVMASLMNGFQKYFIEQAIDLNAHITLKVKPDNNPQEIVKLFFGKDTIAKVYGYKPKEEKDKITDYKHIIEKYSSDSNILGVAPHLTSQVIVRYGTIEKAGSLIGIDPILERKASVIDKFITNKRSDDLLSDRNGVILGKLLAKDLGVNEIRKKVILTTPNGNRQIFKVVDFFESGITSLDQTRVYINLRTAQAILEKPNEVNELIFKIKDVNMAERLAKKIHIETGYYTESWQYAYKNFLQLFKIQNYITYMIVFAILVVSAFGIFNIIMMTVMEKKKDIAILKAVGYEEKDIIKIFVYQGFIVGLFGYFIGSVLGYSIQEWLSSIKIEVEGLVRAKGFILDRSVVYFIYGFFFSLTFSVLASFYPSYKASKLNPVDIFRSG; from the coding sequence ATGTATCATGTAATTTTTCTATCGATAAAACTTATGTTTGAAAGAAAAAGACAGACCTTTGTATCAATAATGGGCGTTTCTATAGGAGTTGCAGCCTTTATAGTTATGGCATCTTTAATGAACGGTTTTCAAAAGTACTTTATAGAACAAGCAATAGACCTAAACGCCCATATTACCTTAAAAGTAAAACCAGATAACAACCCCCAAGAAATAGTAAAACTTTTCTTTGGTAAAGATACCATCGCAAAAGTTTACGGCTACAAACCTAAAGAAGAAAAAGACAAAATAACAGACTACAAACACATAATAGAAAAGTACAGCTCAGATAGTAATATATTAGGCGTAGCCCCCCACCTTACAAGTCAAGTGATAGTAAGATACGGAACTATAGAAAAAGCTGGCAGTTTAATAGGAATAGACCCTATCTTAGAGAGAAAAGCTTCTGTAATAGACAAGTTTATAACAAATAAAAGATCAGATGACTTACTTTCAGACAGAAACGGTGTTATACTTGGTAAACTTCTTGCAAAGGACTTAGGTGTTAACGAAATTAGAAAAAAAGTTATACTTACAACCCCTAACGGCAATCGTCAAATATTTAAAGTAGTTGATTTTTTTGAGTCAGGTATAACAAGCTTAGACCAAACAAGAGTTTATATAAATTTAAGAACGGCTCAGGCTATATTAGAAAAACCCAACGAAGTTAACGAGCTTATATTTAAAATAAAAGACGTAAACATGGCTGAAAGACTTGCAAAGAAAATACACATCGAAACTGGTTATTATACAGAAAGTTGGCAGTACGCATACAAAAACTTCCTTCAACTTTTTAAAATACAAAATTACATAACCTATATGATAGTTTTTGCAATATTGGTTGTTTCTGCTTTTGGAATATTTAACATAATAATGATGACAGTTATGGAAAAGAAAAAAGATATAGCAATTTTAAAAGCTGTAGGGTACGAAGAGAAAGATATTATAAAAATTTTCGTTTATCAAGGATTTATAGTTGGACTTTTTGGTTATTTTATCGGTAGTGTTTTAGGCTACAGCATCCAAGAGTGGTTGTCTTCTATTAAAATAGAAGTAGAAGGGTTAGTTAGGGCAAAAGGTTTTATATTAGACAGAAGTGTTGTTTATTTTATCTATGGCTTTTTCTTTTCTTTAACTTTTTCTGTTTTAGCATCTTTTTATCCTTCTTACAAAGCATCAAAACTAAATCCTGTTGATATATTCAGGAGTGGTTGA
- a CDS encoding efflux RND transporter periplasmic adaptor subunit, translating to MVKKLVILGIVLALLLTGLFFYKKNNSYQTYKVEKRQVVKSIYASGYIDTSDLVVVKSEVSGYVEKLYVKEGDTVKKGQPIAKISNQTIFENIKDIDYQISSIKEKLLENSAFQKENQAQIEIKKQVYENAKKIYERRKALFEKGLISKEQFDEVSKNLEVAEKDYKKQVEFYKDTIQDLNFQLKSLSAKKSSLEKELDKYIVKSPTDGKVLRKFLNVGDYVNSMTQSNQIVSIGNPNKIETVLLVDEEYIPKIKESMEVLIKLDSYPDKVFTGKIKTIDLQSDRNSRTVKVKADVNYDLPIVVNMTVEGNIILSKEEGIFIPKEFISEGKVKILQGSKVKEVAIQTESEDYNGYVKVLSGLKEGDTLVIGK from the coding sequence ATGGTTAAAAAACTAGTAATCCTCGGCATTGTATTAGCTTTATTACTAACAGGTTTGTTTTTTTATAAGAAAAATAATAGCTATCAAACCTATAAAGTAGAAAAAAGACAAGTAGTTAAATCTATCTATGCATCTGGGTACATAGATACATCAGATTTAGTGGTAGTAAAGTCAGAAGTATCAGGGTATGTTGAAAAACTTTATGTAAAAGAAGGAGATACTGTAAAAAAAGGTCAGCCGATAGCTAAAATATCAAACCAAACCATCTTTGAAAACATAAAAGACATAGACTATCAAATATCTTCTATAAAAGAAAAACTTTTAGAAAACTCAGCTTTTCAAAAAGAGAACCAAGCTCAGATAGAGATAAAAAAACAGGTTTACGAAAATGCAAAAAAAATTTACGAAAGAAGAAAAGCTCTCTTTGAAAAAGGTCTTATATCAAAAGAACAGTTTGATGAAGTTTCAAAAAACTTAGAAGTTGCAGAGAAAGACTATAAAAAACAGGTTGAATTTTATAAAGACACCATTCAAGACCTTAACTTTCAGCTAAAAAGTCTATCTGCAAAAAAAAGCTCACTCGAAAAAGAGCTTGATAAGTACATAGTAAAATCTCCTACTGATGGTAAAGTTTTAAGAAAATTTTTAAACGTGGGAGATTACGTAAACTCTATGACTCAATCTAACCAGATAGTCTCTATAGGAAATCCAAACAAAATAGAAACAGTTTTACTTGTTGATGAAGAGTACATTCCAAAAATAAAGGAAAGTATGGAAGTTTTAATTAAGTTAGACTCATACCCAGACAAAGTTTTTACAGGAAAGATAAAAACTATAGATCTCCAATCAGACAGAAACTCAAGGACTGTTAAAGTTAAAGCAGATGTTAATTATGACCTACCAATTGTTGTAAATATGACAGTAGAAGGAAACATAATTCTATCAAAAGAAGAAGGTATTTTCATACCAAAAGAGTTTATTTCAGAAGGTAAAGTTAAAATTCTTCAAGGAAGTAAAGTAAAAGAAGTAGCCATACAGACAGAAAGTGAAGATTATAACGGATATGTAAAAGTTTTAAGTGGATTGAAAGAAGGCGATACGCTGGTTATCGGAAAATAA
- a CDS encoding amidohydrolase, with protein MFDLVLKNCYILTMDENFTEYKNGYIVIKDGKIAEVGEGKSEFEAKEVIDLNSNVVLPGLINTHTHAAMTLLRGYGSDNPLKVWLEQYIWPVEGKYVSYEFVKDGTDLACYEMIRNGITCFVDMYFYEDAVAQSVKEAGMKAVLTTGILDFPTPAAKTPEEGIQKTKDFIIQYRNDNNVFPAIGPHAPYTCSPNTLTKAMEVALDYNVLYHIHVSETINEVEDIKNRYGNTPVKHLNSIGVLNERVLAAHMVHPTEEEIEILSEKKVKIAHCPESNLKLASGIAPVPKMLEKEIVVSLGTDGTASNDDLDLIGEASTAAKLHKGYNLNPTVLPAKQVLAMITRQAAKAILMEDRIGSIEVGKDADIIVIDVNQPHLQPLFDPYTQIIYSGKGLDVNTVIINGKVVMKNKVVQTVEKDKVLYIAKKWREKIING; from the coding sequence ATGTTTGATTTGGTTTTAAAAAACTGCTACATTTTAACGATGGATGAAAACTTTACAGAGTATAAAAATGGCTATATAGTCATAAAAGATGGAAAAATTGCAGAAGTAGGAGAAGGAAAGTCAGAGTTTGAAGCTAAAGAAGTAATAGACCTAAATTCTAACGTTGTTTTACCGGGATTGATAAACACCCATACCCACGCAGCTATGACATTACTTAGAGGATACGGAAGTGATAATCCTTTAAAAGTGTGGCTTGAGCAGTACATATGGCCAGTAGAAGGAAAGTACGTCAGTTATGAGTTTGTAAAAGATGGGACAGATTTGGCTTGTTATGAGATGATTAGAAACGGAATAACTTGTTTTGTAGATATGTATTTTTATGAAGATGCAGTTGCCCAGTCTGTGAAAGAAGCAGGTATGAAAGCTGTTTTAACAACGGGGATACTTGACTTTCCAACACCAGCAGCAAAAACTCCAGAAGAAGGAATACAAAAAACAAAAGATTTTATAATACAATACAGAAATGATAATAATGTATTTCCTGCCATTGGACCTCACGCACCTTACACTTGTAGTCCAAACACTCTAACAAAAGCTATGGAAGTTGCTTTAGATTACAACGTTTTATATCACATTCACGTCTCAGAGACTATTAATGAAGTAGAAGATATAAAAAACAGATATGGAAACACACCAGTTAAACATCTAAATAGTATAGGTGTTTTAAACGAAAGAGTCTTAGCTGCCCATATGGTTCACCCTACAGAAGAAGAGATAGAAATTCTATCAGAAAAGAAAGTAAAGATAGCCCACTGTCCAGAAAGTAATCTAAAACTTGCATCAGGAATAGCACCAGTTCCTAAAATGTTAGAAAAGGAGATAGTTGTATCCCTTGGAACAGATGGAACAGCTTCAAACGATGATTTAGACTTGATAGGAGAAGCATCTACAGCTGCAAAACTTCATAAAGGTTATAATCTCAATCCTACAGTCTTACCTGCAAAACAAGTTTTAGCAATGATTACAAGACAAGCAGCAAAAGCAATACTAATGGAAGATAGAATTGGAAGTATAGAAGTAGGAAAAGATGCAGATATTATTGTTATAGATGTAAATCAGCCTCACTTACAACCTCTTTTTGACCCATACACTCAAATAATCTACTCTGGTAAAGGTTTAGATGTTAACACTGTAATAATAAACGGAAAGGTTGTAATGAAAAATAAAGTAGTTCAAACAGTAGAAAAAGATAAAGTATTATACATAGCTAAAAAATGGAGAGAAAAAATAATAAATGGTTAA
- the ispG gene encoding flavodoxin-dependent (E)-4-hydroxy-3-methylbut-2-enyl-diphosphate synthase: protein MIKRRKTRPVFVGNVKIGDGAPIVVQSMTDTKTHDIEATLNQIHRLAKAGCEIIRVAVPREEDALALPEIVKNSPIPVIGDIHFSPRIAMLSLESGIHGIRLNPGNINDEEKIKEILQECKKRNIAVRLGVNSGSLEKRLLDKYGYPSAEALAESALYWSEFFEKVGFTNFKVSIKGSDVLQNVEANKIFAEKTDIPLHVGITEAGPKDRGSVKSAVGLGILFYLGIGDTVRVSLTADPEEEVKVAYQILQSLGLRRKGIEIVSCPTCGRIEVNLPEVVKQVEEKLSGIDKPLKVAIMGCVVNAIGEAKEADIGLACGYKSAILFKNGQPIRKVSEKEMVDELLKEISNMDTK, encoded by the coding sequence TTGATTAAAAGAAGAAAAACAAGACCAGTATTCGTGGGAAACGTTAAAATAGGAGATGGAGCTCCTATAGTCGTCCAATCAATGACTGACACAAAAACCCACGACATAGAAGCTACTTTAAATCAGATACATAGATTAGCAAAAGCTGGATGTGAGATAATAAGAGTTGCAGTCCCCAGAGAAGAAGATGCTTTAGCACTTCCTGAGATAGTCAAAAACTCACCTATTCCTGTAATAGGAGACATACACTTTTCCCCAAGAATAGCAATGCTATCTTTAGAAAGTGGAATACACGGAATAAGACTTAATCCAGGAAACATAAACGATGAAGAAAAGATAAAAGAGATTTTACAAGAATGTAAAAAAAGAAATATCGCCGTAAGACTTGGAGTTAACTCTGGTTCATTAGAAAAAAGGCTGTTAGACAAATATGGTTATCCATCTGCTGAAGCTTTAGCAGAAAGTGCCCTTTATTGGTCAGAATTTTTTGAAAAGGTTGGATTTACAAACTTTAAAGTCTCAATAAAAGGTTCTGACGTTCTTCAAAATGTAGAGGCAAATAAAATCTTTGCAGAAAAAACAGATATTCCACTTCACGTTGGTATTACAGAGGCAGGACCAAAAGACAGAGGTTCTGTAAAATCAGCTGTAGGTCTTGGAATCTTATTTTACTTAGGGATTGGAGATACTGTAAGAGTATCTTTAACTGCCGACCCAGAAGAAGAGGTAAAAGTTGCATACCAAATACTCCAATCACTTGGGCTTAGAAGAAAAGGTATTGAAATAGTCTCCTGTCCTACATGTGGAAGAATAGAAGTTAATCTTCCTGAAGTAGTAAAACAAGTTGAAGAAAAACTCTCTGGTATAGATAAACCTCTTAAAGTTGCTATAATGGGTTGTGTTGTAAATGCAATAGGAGAAGCAAAAGAAGCTGACATAGGGCTTGCCTGTGGTTATAAATCAGCAATACTTTTTAAAAACGGTCAGCCAATAAGAAAAGTTTCAGAAAAAGAGATGGTAGATGAGCTTCTAAAAGAAATATCTAATATGGACACAAAGTAA
- a CDS encoding lytic transglycosylase domain-containing protein, which yields MKLRLLAYLLLMSFILTSCSVQVREVKTTTKLPYKKNYSVAKASDTPKVKQNISPTIEDKTNYSDSKAIIEAVKYGLSESDKNYITQEAKILGIEIPNDEDVEYFINYFTTTKKSFTENALKRANYFLPMVKSIFIQEGLPPEMAYLAVVESGFNPYATSPSNAAGIWQFIPSTAKRFGLRIDEFVDERRDPYKSTVAAAKYLKSLYSMFGSWELAIAGYNCGEKCVAKRLEAYNGITFKDIKDYLPNETKEYVPRFFAILLIANNPEKYGLDTKFNVYDVINFTADREINLLDLAKEKNIDYDILKFYNAHLKTDTAFEGINVNIPKIDTASFDRRFITSPPPRIYATSRKPKENPKVVPENKQENIITLLELDKDKPEIVKASYKIKKYTVRPGDTLYSIAKRYGTDVETIKRLNNLEDNTISVGMELIIP from the coding sequence ATGAAATTAAGATTATTAGCATATTTATTATTAATGAGTTTTATTTTAACTTCCTGTTCAGTCCAAGTTAGAGAGGTAAAAACAACTACTAAATTACCTTATAAAAAAAATTATTCTGTAGCTAAAGCCTCTGATACACCTAAAGTAAAACAGAATATTAGTCCTACAATTGAAGATAAAACTAACTATTCTGATTCAAAAGCAATAATAGAAGCTGTTAAGTATGGACTTAGTGAAAGTGATAAAAACTATATAACTCAAGAAGCTAAAATACTTGGTATAGAGATTCCAAACGATGAAGATGTAGAGTACTTTATAAATTACTTTACAACTACTAAGAAATCCTTTACAGAAAATGCTTTAAAGCGAGCAAACTACTTTTTACCTATGGTTAAAAGTATATTTATACAAGAAGGACTTCCACCAGAGATGGCTTACCTTGCAGTTGTTGAAAGTGGTTTTAATCCTTATGCTACTTCTCCCTCTAACGCAGCAGGAATATGGCAGTTTATACCATCTACGGCAAAAAGATTTGGACTTAGAATTGATGAGTTTGTAGATGAAAGAAGAGACCCTTATAAATCTACAGTAGCAGCTGCAAAATATCTCAAATCTCTTTATAGTATGTTTGGAAGCTGGGAGCTCGCTATTGCAGGGTATAACTGTGGAGAAAAATGTGTCGCAAAGAGACTTGAAGCTTATAACGGTATTACTTTTAAAGATATAAAAGATTACCTTCCTAACGAAACAAAGGAGTACGTACCAAGATTTTTCGCTATACTTCTTATTGCAAACAACCCTGAAAAGTACGGTTTAGATACAAAGTTTAACGTTTACGACGTTATAAACTTTACAGCTGATAGAGAGATTAACCTTTTAGATTTAGCTAAAGAAAAAAATATAGATTATGATATACTTAAATTTTATAACGCCCATTTAAAGACAGATACTGCCTTTGAAGGAATAAACGTAAATATACCTAAAATAGATACAGCAAGCTTTGATAGAAGATTTATAACATCTCCACCACCAAGAATTTATGCTACCAGTAGAAAGCCAAAAGAAAATCCTAAAGTCGTACCTGAAAATAAACAAGAAAACATTATTACTCTTTTAGAGTTAGATAAAGATAAACCTGAAATTGTAAAAGCAAGTTATAAAATTAAAAAGTACACTGTTAGACCTGGAGATACTCTTTACAGTATTGCAAAAAGATATGGAACAGATGTTGAAACGATAAAAAGATTGAATAATTTAGAAGATAACACAATTTCCGTAGGAATGGAGTTGATAATACCTTGA
- the panD gene encoding aspartate 1-decarboxylase: MYRTLLKSKVHRIKITGADLHYEGSLTLDEAIMEAANLVPFEKIEVYNVNNGQRFSTYVIPGVRYSGECILNGAAARLGHYNDIIIIASYVAVNEKDLENFYVDLVYIDENTNSIKDHKRVKALSSKVFTSVDE; encoded by the coding sequence ATGTATAGAACTTTACTAAAGTCAAAAGTACACAGAATAAAAATAACAGGAGCTGACCTTCATTACGAAGGAAGTTTAACGTTAGACGAGGCGATTATGGAAGCTGCCAACCTTGTACCTTTTGAAAAGATAGAGGTCTATAACGTAAATAACGGTCAAAGGTTTTCTACTTACGTTATTCCGGGTGTTAGATACTCTGGAGAATGTATTTTAAACGGTGCAGCTGCAAGACTTGGACATTACAACGATATAATAATAATAGCTTCCTATGTGGCAGTTAACGAAAAAGATTTAGAGAACTTCTACGTTGACCTTGTATACATTGACGAAAACACAAATTCAATAAAAGATCATAAAAGGGTGAAGGCGTTAAGTAGTAAAGTTTTTACCTCTGTTGACGAATAA